A region of Bacteroidota bacterium DNA encodes the following proteins:
- a CDS encoding DUF2480 family protein, with amino-acid sequence MDAVKPIVNKVAQSALITLALETFFPKEEEIACIDLKDFLFRGLILREEEFRNAVKNKDWEEYRDKCVAIYCSSDAIIPMWAYMILSVSLSSIAKDVAATAPLQAPETFLLRNLIRLDANLFQDKRVLVKGCGDRKISEAAFVQIADLLTPVVRSLMYGEACSNVPIFKKANQ; translated from the coding sequence ATGGACGCAGTGAAACCCATAGTGAATAAGGTGGCCCAAAGCGCACTGATAACTTTAGCCCTCGAAACCTTTTTCCCGAAGGAGGAAGAGATTGCCTGTATTGACCTGAAAGACTTCTTGTTTCGAGGTTTGATATTGAGAGAAGAAGAATTCAGAAATGCGGTGAAGAATAAAGACTGGGAGGAGTACCGGGATAAGTGTGTAGCGATTTATTGTTCTTCAGATGCTATCATCCCCATGTGGGCCTATATGATCTTGAGCGTATCGCTTTCTTCTATTGCCAAAGATGTAGCAGCAACTGCTCCCCTTCAAGCACCAGAAACTTTTTTGTTGCGAAATTTGATCCGATTAGATGCTAACCTATTTCAAGATAAGAGAGTCCTGGTGAAAGGTTGTGGAGATAGAAAAATATCTGAAGCGGCTTTTGTTCAAATTGCCGACCTTCTGACACCGGTAGTCCGGTCGCTGATGTATGGCGAAGCCTGTTCCAATGTTCCCATCTTTAAAAAAGCAAACCAATAG
- a CDS encoding SurA N-terminal domain-containing protein: MAAIGKIRQHSGLLIFIIGAAIVGFLVMDATNSQSGVLKGRSDTVGKVNGEKISITDFNRKYDENVKNFESQMKGMAISEDQRNYLRTQTWNEMVNSSIFDKIYEKLGIGVTADEMGELATGENVSQYIKNDQQFKDPNTGQFDPARVRLYISQLDAPREGIEPGVVREQWLNFEKQLKKNQYQAKYDNLINKGFYVAKWMGEMMYNEQNRFVNFRYVQLPYSEVNDADLKVSDDEMKKYIESHAAKFKVDEETRKVQYVTFDIVASSSDTAKIVEELQEKRDEFANGAKVADDSVFAKIYSETPFDEAYYDKEEMNSPVKDSFFTLPVKSLVGPYVDGKYLKLAKISDRKMISDSVHVREIKISFEGINSQEAAAAKFKFIDSVLAQIDSLKQDLGLFAVTYSDDALSKMRGGDIGWVKKGAKDKMYNDLIFYHATKGRAYKVPAATENAIYIVQVVEDRPTKAGVLVTYLSKEIIPSPETERTIYGNATTFASEHQNEAKFKEAGQQLNIKSVESLKKDDFTIQGLGAARDIVKWIFGDKTTKGSVSSVFTVERKHVVALVEQIRPMGLQDLEVVRDQVKAEVIKQKKFELLSKKVTDAKAANIDDLAAKLGKAATDASHVSFSNPSINGMFEPKVTGVAINTAVGKMSSAVEGSSGVFVVQPVSVEEPAKIEDYSMYAFQLKQQLQSKTRFAQEVQKKLANVTDNRFNFF; encoded by the coding sequence ATGGCAGCTATAGGTAAGATTCGTCAGCACTCGGGTTTGCTGATTTTTATAATTGGTGCGGCAATTGTGGGGTTTCTGGTTATGGATGCCACCAATTCGCAGTCGGGAGTGTTGAAAGGCAGGAGTGATACGGTGGGCAAAGTGAACGGCGAAAAGATTTCTATCACCGACTTCAACAGAAAGTATGATGAAAACGTAAAGAACTTCGAGAGCCAGATGAAAGGAATGGCTATCAGCGAAGATCAGCGTAATTATTTGCGTACCCAAACTTGGAACGAGATGGTGAACAGTTCCATCTTCGACAAAATCTATGAGAAATTGGGCATCGGCGTGACCGCAGATGAAATGGGCGAATTGGCTACAGGAGAAAATGTATCACAGTATATCAAGAACGACCAACAGTTCAAAGACCCTAATACCGGGCAATTCGATCCCGCTAGAGTGCGTTTGTATATCAGTCAGTTGGATGCTCCGCGTGAAGGGATAGAGCCGGGAGTAGTGCGTGAGCAATGGCTGAATTTTGAAAAGCAGTTGAAGAAGAATCAGTATCAGGCCAAGTATGACAACCTGATTAATAAAGGTTTTTATGTTGCTAAATGGATGGGAGAAATGATGTACAACGAGCAGAATCGCTTCGTCAATTTCCGTTATGTACAGTTACCATACAGCGAGGTGAATGATGCTGATTTAAAAGTGAGCGATGACGAAATGAAGAAGTATATCGAAAGTCATGCTGCAAAGTTTAAGGTGGATGAAGAAACTCGTAAGGTTCAGTATGTTACGTTTGACATTGTCGCCTCTTCATCCGACACGGCTAAAATCGTAGAAGAGTTGCAAGAAAAACGGGATGAATTTGCAAACGGGGCAAAGGTTGCCGATGATTCTGTATTTGCAAAAATATATTCAGAAACACCTTTTGATGAAGCCTATTATGATAAGGAGGAAATGAATTCACCGGTTAAGGATTCCTTCTTTACCTTACCGGTCAAATCGTTGGTGGGCCCTTATGTAGATGGCAAATATTTGAAGCTGGCAAAAATCAGCGATCGAAAGATGATTTCTGATTCGGTGCACGTTCGCGAAATCAAAATTTCTTTTGAAGGCATCAATTCGCAGGAAGCTGCCGCTGCTAAATTCAAATTCATTGATAGCGTTTTGGCACAAATTGATTCTTTAAAGCAAGATTTAGGATTGTTTGCAGTGACGTACTCGGACGATGCGCTCTCCAAAATGAGAGGGGGCGATATCGGTTGGGTGAAAAAGGGTGCGAAAGATAAAATGTATAACGATTTGATTTTTTATCACGCTACAAAAGGACGCGCTTATAAAGTTCCTGCTGCTACAGAAAATGCGATTTATATCGTTCAGGTAGTGGAAGATAGACCCACCAAGGCCGGCGTATTGGTGACTTATCTGAGCAAGGAAATCATACCTAGCCCTGAAACGGAAAGAACGATATATGGTAACGCCACCACTTTTGCCAGCGAACATCAGAACGAAGCGAAATTTAAAGAAGCCGGACAACAGCTAAATATAAAAAGCGTAGAAAGCCTGAAAAAGGATGACTTCACCATTCAAGGGCTTGGCGCGGCGCGCGATATAGTGAAGTGGATTTTTGGTGACAAAACAACCAAAGGCAGCGTGTCTTCTGTTTTCACAGTAGAAAGAAAGCACGTGGTGGCTTTAGTTGAACAAATTCGCCCGATGGGCTTGCAAGACTTGGAAGTCGTACGCGACCAAGTTAAAGCAGAGGTGATTAAACAGAAAAAGTTTGAATTGCTTTCTAAAAAAGTGACCGATGCAAAAGCGGCTAACATAGATGACCTGGCGGCCAAGTTGGGTAAAGCAGCAACAGACGCTTCACACGTTTCCTTCAGCAATCCAAGTATTAATGGAATGTTTGAGCCTAAAGTGACTGGAGTAGCGATCAACACAGCGGTTGGCAAAATGTCTTCTGCGGTGGAAGGTTCTTCCGGTGTATTTGTAGTTCAACCGGTTTCGGTAGAAGAGCCTGCTAAAATTGAAGACTATAGTATGTATGCTTTCCAATTGAAACAACAGTTGCAGAGCAAAACAAGGTTTGCACAAGAGGTACAAAAGAAATTAGCCAACGTGACCGACAATCGGTTCAATTTCTTCTAA
- a CDS encoding aminotransferase class I/II-fold pyridoxal phosphate-dependent enzyme has translation MLIDLRSDTVTRPTPGMKEAMFTAEVGDDVFGEDPTVSALEQKVAIMFGMEAGLFCPSGTMTNQIAIKVHTQPLDEIICDQLCHIYNYETGGWAFHSGVSVRLTEGERGIMTAEQIEKCIQADFDWLPNSRLVAIENTVNKGGGSVYSMKKMKSVSDFCRKKNLALHLDGARIFNALTALRQKPIALEGMFDSISVCMSKGLGAPVGSVLLGSKEFIRRARKIRKVMGGGMRQSGILAAACVYALDKHVSGLKEDHRRAKELEKILGKCSWVKSILPVETNIVIFEVADSKKIAIALQKKKVLIQPFSSTQLRMVTHLDFTDEMLSNTLSILRKI, from the coding sequence ATGCTTATAGATTTAAGAAGCGATACAGTTACCCGTCCTACTCCGGGGATGAAAGAAGCGATGTTCACTGCCGAAGTGGGCGATGATGTTTTCGGCGAAGACCCGACAGTCAGCGCGTTGGAGCAAAAGGTAGCTATAATGTTTGGTATGGAAGCGGGTTTGTTTTGCCCTTCGGGAACTATGACCAACCAAATCGCCATCAAGGTACACACGCAACCCTTGGATGAAATCATTTGCGATCAACTCTGTCATATATACAACTATGAAACAGGCGGATGGGCTTTTCACTCCGGCGTTTCTGTTCGTTTGACGGAAGGAGAGCGGGGTATTATGACGGCAGAACAGATTGAAAAATGTATTCAAGCTGATTTCGACTGGTTACCTAACAGCCGTTTGGTAGCCATAGAAAACACGGTAAACAAAGGAGGAGGAAGCGTTTATTCAATGAAGAAAATGAAATCGGTGTCTGATTTCTGTCGCAAAAAAAATCTAGCACTTCATCTGGACGGAGCTCGTATTTTTAATGCCCTGACTGCATTAAGGCAGAAGCCAATAGCGTTGGAAGGAATGTTTGACAGCATCTCAGTATGTATGAGTAAGGGACTTGGCGCTCCGGTAGGAAGTGTTTTGTTGGGGAGCAAAGAGTTCATCCGTCGAGCAAGAAAAATCAGAAAGGTGATGGGGGGAGGTATGAGGCAGTCGGGAATTTTGGCAGCAGCTTGTGTGTATGCTTTAGATAAGCATGTTTCAGGATTAAAAGAAGACCACCGGCGTGCGAAAGAGCTTGAAAAAATATTGGGAAAATGCTCTTGGGTAAAAAGTATCCTACCGGTTGAAACAAACATTGTAATTTTTGAAGTAGCCGATTCAAAGAAAATTGCGATAGCACTTCAAAAGAAGAAGGTGCTGATACAACCGTTTTCTTCCACCCAATTGCGTATGGTGACTCATCTGGATTTTACCGATGAAATGTTATCCAATACATTGAGCATACTGAGAAAGATTTGA
- a CDS encoding carboxypeptidase regulatory-like domain-containing protein, which yields MKRILTLLGFLAGFFVAHAQNGEISGKILDENGEGMISAKVEIIDSKGEFTGRGAITDFDGNYALKPLTPGRYNVRVSFMGYKTYIQSGIIVNADKATFIDVKLSLVGVDKDAVEIIAYKKPLIDPGNTSGGEVVSSEQIKQNASRNVSDLVASGAGIVQSDQGGGINIGGQRGEGTQYYVDGVKVIGSPSLPASSIEQIQVITGGVPAKYGDLTGGIINITTKGPSGTWNGGAEYLTSQGLDAGGYNLVNANVTGPIWKEKKTKKTILGIFLAAEYLGQKDGDPSAVGVWKIRPDVLDSLRRSPLQKKLTETGFNLSSDNITYKDMYKVKTKDNVYSHNFKGNARIDLRPADNFTLSFGGTVAHNRYHSWVEEYQLFNTENNPYFKDMNYRVYGRFTHTIQSKTSDDDKKKASAFQNAYYMVQVDYEKYYQTNGDDSHGFNAFDYGHIGKFETRRSPTFEFNTFVDTITNQNFRGFIQNGNGDTAVLFTPGTLNPFGTRYTQQYYELLGAQPDQNGRYEVYGDNNANFTSNLDQIQANQALINGTRSNVVNNIWFNTGRQYNGFGVGADNDQYRVRLEGSFDILKPGSASRNKHNFEFGVEYEQRINRYYSVSPLALWQRARALANKHLTELDRANPVLRINGVNYTYDDLNRPNFYVTDTILFNRLYKASDQAFFDKSLRKSLQLAENGTDWIDVDALDPSQLNIKMFSPEELLQDGASLVGYRGYDQYGNKYSKQPSWNDFFTKRRADGELERAIPAFRPVYAAAYLSDRFYFKDLTFNVGVRVDRFDANEKVLKDPYSLYPIYTASEVTRIGNNDVSHPANIGSDYYVYVDNTKAQEPGYITGYRNGNTWYDRFGNELASGNSLALASATGSIQPYLKGQSRDIKDPNTFDPNGTFKDYTPQIVVMPRLQFSFNLTDKALFFAHYDVLSQRPTGQVITDPTQWLYFENSVGGVFNNAGLKPVKTIDFELGFKQVVSKTSAVTISAVYREFRDLIQVRKIINAYPKDYITFDNIDFGTYKAIKLDFDMRRTGNFTLKANYTLSFAEGTGSDAGTQFNIINGGQPNFRSINYLNFDARHVINATAAYSYGSGKDYNGPVIKNSQILSNSGISLQVAGRSGTPYTAQQNATPNALQGQPGRPISEGTINGSRLPWYFRLNLKVWKDFSFRVGNKETKKSDKRELSFQVYVQIQNLLDSRNVVGLYRYTGTPNDDGYLSDPASSPTIQAALNPQAFKDQYAAYINRPSNYSVPRRIFLGGLFSF from the coding sequence ATGAAAAGAATACTTACGCTGCTTGGATTTTTGGCTGGTTTTTTTGTTGCCCATGCCCAGAATGGTGAAATATCCGGAAAGATTTTAGATGAAAACGGCGAAGGGATGATTTCTGCGAAGGTGGAAATTATTGATTCGAAAGGAGAGTTTACCGGTCGGGGAGCTATTACCGATTTTGATGGTAACTATGCTTTAAAGCCACTGACTCCCGGAAGGTATAACGTTCGTGTTTCGTTTATGGGATACAAAACCTATATTCAGTCAGGAATCATCGTGAACGCGGACAAGGCTACCTTCATTGATGTTAAACTGAGCTTGGTAGGAGTAGATAAAGATGCCGTAGAAATTATCGCTTATAAAAAGCCCCTGATTGATCCGGGTAATACTTCTGGAGGTGAGGTGGTCAGTTCAGAACAGATTAAGCAGAATGCCTCTAGAAATGTTTCAGACTTAGTGGCCTCAGGTGCCGGTATTGTGCAGTCCGACCAAGGAGGAGGCATCAACATTGGTGGACAAAGAGGTGAAGGAACGCAATATTATGTGGATGGAGTAAAGGTCATCGGTTCTCCCTCCCTCCCTGCCTCTTCTATTGAGCAGATTCAAGTGATCACCGGTGGTGTGCCGGCCAAGTATGGTGATTTGACAGGAGGTATCATTAATATCACGACCAAAGGCCCATCGGGCACTTGGAATGGTGGCGCAGAATATCTCACCTCGCAGGGTTTGGATGCCGGAGGGTATAACTTGGTTAATGCCAACGTGACCGGCCCTATTTGGAAGGAAAAGAAAACCAAAAAGACGATTCTCGGTATTTTTCTTGCTGCCGAATATCTGGGACAGAAAGACGGAGACCCATCTGCTGTCGGAGTTTGGAAAATAAGACCTGATGTATTGGACTCGTTGCGGAGGTCACCACTTCAAAAGAAGTTGACGGAAACAGGTTTCAATCTGAGTTCAGACAATATCACCTATAAGGATATGTATAAGGTGAAAACAAAGGATAATGTTTACTCGCATAATTTTAAAGGAAATGCCCGTATTGATTTAAGGCCGGCGGACAATTTCACACTTTCCTTTGGCGGAACGGTTGCTCATAACCGATACCATTCTTGGGTAGAAGAATACCAACTGTTTAACACAGAAAACAATCCTTACTTCAAGGATATGAATTACCGAGTTTATGGAAGGTTCACACATACCATTCAATCCAAAACCTCCGACGATGATAAAAAGAAGGCATCGGCTTTTCAAAATGCCTATTACATGGTTCAGGTGGACTATGAAAAGTACTACCAAACTAATGGAGACGATTCGCATGGATTTAATGCCTTTGATTACGGTCATATTGGGAAATTTGAAACAAGGCGTTCACCCACTTTTGAGTTTAACACATTTGTAGATACGATTACCAATCAGAATTTTCGCGGGTTTATACAGAATGGAAACGGCGACACTGCCGTATTATTTACGCCGGGCACATTGAATCCTTTCGGAACCAGATACACTCAGCAGTATTATGAGTTGTTGGGTGCCCAGCCAGACCAAAATGGTCGTTACGAGGTGTATGGAGACAACAATGCCAACTTTACCTCCAACTTAGACCAGATTCAGGCCAATCAGGCTTTAATCAATGGAACTCGTTCCAATGTGGTCAACAATATTTGGTTCAATACCGGCAGACAATACAATGGTTTTGGCGTTGGAGCAGATAATGACCAGTACCGGGTTCGTTTAGAAGGTTCCTTTGATATTTTGAAGCCAGGATCGGCTTCCAGAAACAAACACAATTTTGAATTTGGTGTGGAGTATGAGCAACGTATTAACAGGTATTACTCCGTTTCTCCGTTGGCTTTATGGCAGAGAGCAAGAGCCTTAGCCAATAAACACCTGACAGAATTGGATAGAGCTAACCCTGTTTTAAGAATCAATGGAGTTAATTACACCTATGATGACTTAAATCGCCCTAATTTTTATGTAACTGATACTATCTTATTTAATCGCCTTTATAAGGCTTCGGATCAGGCTTTCTTTGATAAATCATTAAGAAAATCACTCCAGCTAGCTGAAAATGGAACAGATTGGATTGATGTGGATGCTTTGGATCCAAGCCAGTTGAATATCAAAATGTTCTCTCCCGAAGAGTTGTTGCAGGATGGAGCCTCTTTGGTCGGCTATCGCGGTTATGACCAATATGGAAACAAGTATAGCAAGCAGCCTTCTTGGAATGATTTCTTTACAAAGAGAAGAGCAGACGGCGAACTCGAAAGAGCAATTCCCGCCTTCCGTCCGGTATATGCCGCTGCCTATCTTTCTGACCGTTTCTATTTTAAAGATCTGACCTTTAACGTTGGTGTGCGTGTTGACCGCTTTGATGCAAACGAAAAGGTGTTGAAAGATCCATACTCTTTATATCCAATTTACACGGCTTCGGAAGTAACCCGTATCGGGAACAACGACGTTTCGCACCCGGCCAATATCGGAAGCGACTATTATGTTTATGTAGATAATACAAAAGCTCAGGAACCTGGTTATATCACCGGTTACCGGAATGGAAATACTTGGTATGATCGTTTTGGTAATGAATTGGCCAGTGGCAACTCTTTGGCTTTAGCATCGGCTACAGGAAGTATTCAGCCCTACCTCAAAGGTCAGAGTCGGGATATAAAGGACCCGAACACGTTTGATCCCAACGGGACCTTTAAGGACTATACCCCTCAGATTGTGGTGATGCCTCGCTTGCAGTTCTCATTTAACTTGACAGACAAGGCTTTATTCTTTGCACACTATGATGTTCTTTCACAAAGACCTACCGGACAGGTAATCACGGATCCTACCCAATGGCTTTACTTCGAAAACTCTGTAGGAGGAGTTTTCAATAACGCAGGACTAAAACCTGTCAAAACCATTGATTTTGAGTTAGGGTTTAAACAGGTGGTGAGCAAAACCTCAGCGGTTACTATCTCGGCAGTTTATCGTGAATTTAGAGATTTGATTCAGGTGCGCAAGATTATAAATGCCTATCCTAAAGATTATATAACTTTTGACAATATTGATTTTGGAACCTATAAGGCCATAAAACTGGATTTCGATATGCGCCGTACCGGCAACTTCACCTTGAAAGCAAATTACACGCTATCTTTTGCTGAGGGTACAGGTTCAGATGCCGGAACTCAGTTTAATATTATCAACGGAGGCCAACCAAATTTCCGCTCCATCAACTATTTAAACTTCGACGCTCGTCATGTAATCAATGCCACCGCCGCTTATAGCTACGGTTCCGGGAAAGATTATAATGGCCCTGTGATTAAAAACTCTCAGATTCTTTCTAATTCCGGAATAAGTTTACAGGTAGCCGGTCGTTCAGGAACTCCTTACACCGCCCAACAAAATGCCACCCCTAATGCACTGCAAGGTCAGCCGGGCAGACCAATTTCTGAAGGAACCATTAACGGCTCTCGATTACCTTGGTACTTCCGTTTGAATCTCAAGGTCTGGAAGGATTTCTCTTTCCGCGTGGGTAATAAGGAGACTAAGAAGAGCGACAAACGCGAACTGTCTTTTCAAGTGTATGTGCAAATTCAGAACCTTTTGGATAGTAGAAATGTGGTAGGACTATATCGTTATACGGGCACCCCAAATGATGATGGTTATCTGAGCGATCCAGCAAGTTCGCCTACCATTCAGGCTGCCTTAAATCCTCAGGCATTTAAAGATCAGTATGCAGCCTATATCAACAGACCAAGCAATTACAGCGTTCCGAGAAGAATTTTCCTCGGAGGATTATTTAGTTTTTAA
- a CDS encoding PorV/PorQ family protein, producing MRRILTVLALVLLVSGNLFAGNPDRRGEAGAYELVMNGWGRSSGFFSMNSANVAGIESERINPAGLAFTQKTEMAAAYTLWLQGSGVGLIHGGIAQNIKNAHYIGISVQALSLGIIERTTAQNPEGGIGTFRPAFVNIGISYAHRFSNSISGGVTFRLVNEGLGNINAFGLSVDAGLQYVTGKKDNIHFGVSLRNVGTAMTFRGDALATSVTIVSSSTYQLTASKRANKFELPTQLNIGAAYDIWMGKKREVKAKVFKQDYRLTILANFTSNAFGYDYYGVGAEFGWKEILMLRAAYRFENGMFKESTSLSAYTGLAAGLTVQAPFKKDGGGPILSIDYSFRATRTFMGTHSIGLRFNL from the coding sequence ATGAGGAGAATTTTAACCGTACTTGCGTTAGTGCTTCTGGTTTCCGGGAATCTTTTTGCTGGAAATCCTGACCGGAGAGGTGAAGCCGGAGCTTATGAACTGGTAATGAATGGATGGGGGCGTTCTTCCGGTTTTTTCAGTATGAATTCAGCCAATGTAGCTGGCATCGAGTCTGAAAGAATCAATCCGGCAGGGTTGGCTTTCACCCAGAAAACGGAAATGGCCGCTGCTTATACTTTGTGGCTACAGGGTTCGGGTGTAGGATTGATACACGGTGGTATTGCTCAGAACATTAAAAACGCACATTATATTGGCATCAGTGTACAGGCACTGAGCCTCGGCATCATAGAGCGGACTACCGCTCAAAACCCGGAAGGAGGCATTGGTACTTTCCGCCCGGCTTTTGTAAACATCGGTATTTCTTATGCCCATAGGTTCTCCAACAGTATATCTGGCGGAGTTACCTTTCGTTTAGTCAACGAGGGGCTTGGGAATATCAATGCATTCGGGCTTTCTGTTGATGCCGGATTGCAGTATGTAACCGGTAAGAAGGATAACATTCACTTCGGCGTATCTCTTCGTAATGTAGGTACGGCCATGACCTTTAGAGGCGATGCCCTGGCAACTTCTGTCACTATTGTTTCCAGTTCTACCTATCAACTGACGGCTTCGAAGCGGGCCAATAAATTTGAGCTGCCTACACAACTCAACATCGGTGCAGCTTATGACATCTGGATGGGAAAGAAAAGAGAAGTTAAAGCTAAAGTCTTCAAACAAGATTATCGCCTGACGATCCTTGCAAACTTCACCTCCAATGCTTTTGGATATGACTATTATGGAGTAGGAGCAGAGTTTGGATGGAAAGAAATTCTGATGTTGCGTGCTGCTTACCGCTTCGAAAACGGCATGTTCAAGGAATCAACCAGCCTGAGCGCCTATACCGGATTAGCCGCGGGCCTCACCGTGCAGGCTCCTTTCAAAAAGGACGGAGGCGGCCCCATCCTTTCTATTGATTATTCTTTTAGAGCTACCCGGACATTTATGGGTACGCACAGCATCGGTTTGCGGTTTAATTTATAA
- the greA gene encoding transcription elongation factor GreA, with the protein MSDIFYMTREGLEKLRDEVKYLRTVKRPEIAKAIAEAREKGDLSENAEYHAAKEEQGHLEAKLSEMETSLANARVIDESRLDASKASILSYVEVLNKKLNKKMKFLLVSEAEANLKENKLSITSPIGKALLGRAEGDVVKAQTPAGVMELEILKISL; encoded by the coding sequence ATGTCAGACATATTCTACATGACCAGAGAGGGTCTCGAGAAACTTCGAGATGAAGTGAAATACTTGCGAACAGTAAAACGTCCTGAAATTGCTAAAGCCATAGCCGAAGCCCGCGAAAAAGGCGATTTGAGTGAAAACGCCGAATACCATGCTGCCAAAGAAGAGCAGGGACATCTGGAAGCCAAATTATCTGAGATGGAAACTTCTTTGGCCAATGCGCGCGTTATAGATGAGAGCAGACTTGATGCTTCTAAAGCCAGTATCCTTTCTTACGTCGAAGTGCTGAACAAGAAGCTAAATAAGAAAATGAAGTTTCTGTTAGTAAGCGAAGCCGAGGCCAACCTGAAGGAAAACAAACTCTCGATTACTTCTCCTATCGGCAAAGCTTTATTGGGTCGCGCCGAAGGCGACGTAGTAAAGGCCCAAACGCCGGCCGGAGTGATGGAACTTGAAATACTCAAAATAAGTTTGTAG
- a CDS encoding HIT family protein: MTIFSKIISGEIPCYKIAEDEHCFAFLDIAPLAKGHVLVVPKQETDYLFDLDDAALSRLFLFAKRVALALDKAIPSKRVGVAVVGLEVPHAHIHLVPLYSVHDIDFSRPKLKIEKEEMEQIAESIRWEIR; encoded by the coding sequence ATGACCATTTTCTCTAAAATAATATCGGGCGAGATACCCTGCTACAAAATTGCAGAAGACGAACACTGCTTTGCCTTTTTGGATATTGCCCCTCTGGCAAAAGGCCACGTATTGGTTGTGCCAAAGCAGGAGACGGATTATCTGTTCGATCTGGATGACGCTGCCTTATCGCGCCTGTTCCTGTTCGCAAAAAGAGTGGCGCTGGCTCTTGATAAAGCAATCCCCTCCAAGAGGGTAGGAGTAGCGGTGGTGGGCTTGGAAGTGCCTCACGCACATATTCATCTCGTTCCGCTCTATTCCGTTCATGACATTGATTTCAGCCGACCTAAACTGAAAATCGAAAAGGAAGAAATGGAACAAATCGCGGAGAGCATCCGTTGGGAAATTAGGTAA